From a region of the Candidatus Amarolinea dominans genome:
- a CDS encoding GNAT family N-acetyltransferase codes for MQPTSDGAINIRPMGDDLVTTLCLHHGPLAAAQLRHSPDNGVDTRLLHHPWPDSLLDELAPRLGQNLVCPPGASSERREFLREVNHRYGTCAIQAWHDDKIVGVIRFFPSALLLRMGRSSEGLRHSWFWPAVEADDPANTLFIQCIEMGAPTFQSGLLALSDENNEDATAYQRRGIGTALAQALVTWARERGWARLQIGAGQDLDIIYGLVGSGGRTFWEKLGFRTHKELPALPWTTTELPVLSYQASKARIGLDEAARQWLMVLDL; via the coding sequence CCCGATGGGCGACGATCTGGTGACTACGCTCTGTTTGCATCACGGCCCGCTGGCGGCCGCACAGTTGCGTCATTCACCCGACAATGGTGTGGATACGCGCCTGCTGCACCACCCGTGGCCTGATAGCCTGCTCGACGAACTAGCGCCGAGACTGGGCCAGAATTTGGTCTGCCCGCCTGGCGCCTCCAGCGAGCGGCGCGAATTCTTGCGCGAAGTCAACCACCGTTATGGCACCTGTGCCATTCAAGCCTGGCACGACGACAAGATCGTCGGTGTCATTCGTTTCTTTCCCAGCGCACTTTTGCTGCGCATGGGGCGTTCTTCGGAAGGCCTACGCCACAGCTGGTTCTGGCCGGCGGTGGAAGCCGATGATCCCGCCAACACCCTCTTCATTCAATGCATCGAGATGGGCGCCCCCACGTTTCAGAGTGGCTTGCTCGCCTTGTCCGACGAAAACAATGAGGATGCCACGGCCTACCAGCGGCGCGGCATCGGCACAGCCTTAGCCCAGGCGCTGGTGACATGGGCCAGAGAACGGGGATGGGCGCGACTGCAAATCGGCGCCGGTCAGGACCTGGACATCATCTATGGCCTGGTAGGAAGCGGTGGACGCACCTTCTGGGAAAAGCTCGGCTTTCGTACACACAAAGAACTGCCGGCGCTGCCGTGGACTACCACGGAGTTGCCGGTGCTCTCGTATCAGGCCAGTAAGGCCCGCATAGGCCTGGACGAGGCCGCACGCCAGTGGTTGATGGTACTGGATCTGTGA
- a CDS encoding GNAT family N-acetyltransferase — MSPASEPSVTVMQVRPARADEQALIRHMVAKARLDPTNLHWQNFLLAEVDGQVVGCGQIRPYPGLRELGSMVVRSAYRKRGVGAALMRALLAQGTPPLFLECPAYRVSFYERFGFRLAGFGEIPWVLRLKWLLGNTLVRWLSGVPIRAMRWDGDSPFDKVS; from the coding sequence ATGTCACCCGCCAGCGAACCGTCCGTCACAGTCATGCAGGTGCGACCCGCACGCGCCGACGAGCAGGCGCTGATCCGCCACATGGTGGCGAAGGCCCGGCTCGACCCGACGAATCTGCACTGGCAGAACTTCTTGCTGGCTGAGGTGGATGGGCAGGTGGTGGGTTGCGGTCAGATTCGGCCCTATCCGGGGCTGCGTGAATTGGGTAGCATGGTGGTGCGGTCGGCGTATCGTAAGCGCGGCGTGGGCGCTGCCTTGATGCGGGCGTTGTTGGCCCAGGGCACACCGCCGCTGTTCCTGGAGTGCCCGGCCTACCGGGTCAGCTTCTACGAGCGCTTTGGCTTTCGCCTGGCCGGTTTTGGCGAAATCCCATGGGTTTTGCGCCTGAAATGGCTCCTGGGCAACACCCTGGTGCGCTGGCTGAGCGGCGTGCCGATCCGGGCCATGCGTTGGGACGGAGACTCGCCGTTCGACAAGGTCTCCTGA
- a CDS encoding AMP-binding protein, which translates to MNEKPWLAHYDEGIPATAAPYSGTLLDKLDEAVRQRPDAAAVWFKGTTLSWGQMDELSNQFANALIAMGVKKGEPVSSLLVNSPQAVIAQLGCWKVGAVYAPLNPLYTERELEELLNTSGARVMLVLTPFYARVKAIQSKTKLEYVIPTRIREYLPFVLRLLFIALREKKAGHQVTPATGDHYLPELLAAQVGKPRPNVPITPDDDALLLGTGGTTGIPKVAIGTHGGLLAAGKQIRTWFKDALVDWDSYFCLPLPLFHVFGNGGALSTSLYGHFPLALVPDPRDVKDLAETIGKTKPAFFIGVPTLYIALLNNPEVKEGKIDFRSMKACISGAAPLLAETKMAFEKLTGGRIVEGYSLTEAMMACCINPYKGEFKLGSVGMPVPDMTVRIADGVTGEGSLPTGEVGEIIIQAPQIMKGYWGRPDATAEMIQMHDGERWLHTGDLGYLDEDGYVFIVDRKKDLIKPSGYQVWPREVEEVLSQHPAVQEAAVAGIPDAYKGEAVAAWIVLKAGMVATVDEIRAFCKERMAAYKVPTRIEFRDTLPKTMVGKVLRRSLVEEYKQKNK; encoded by the coding sequence GTGAACGAAAAACCCTGGTTAGCGCACTATGATGAGGGCATTCCGGCGACGGCGGCCCCCTACTCCGGCACCCTTTTGGACAAGCTGGATGAGGCGGTCAGGCAACGCCCGGATGCCGCGGCAGTCTGGTTCAAGGGTACCACCTTGAGCTGGGGACAAATGGACGAGTTGAGCAATCAGTTTGCCAATGCTCTGATCGCCATGGGCGTGAAAAAGGGCGAGCCGGTGTCTTCACTGCTCGTCAATTCGCCCCAGGCTGTCATTGCCCAGTTGGGCTGTTGGAAGGTCGGCGCGGTCTATGCACCCCTGAACCCACTCTACACCGAACGTGAACTGGAGGAGCTGCTCAACACCAGCGGCGCACGCGTCATGCTGGTGTTGACGCCCTTCTACGCACGCGTCAAGGCGATTCAGTCCAAGACGAAGTTGGAATACGTCATTCCCACCCGCATCCGCGAGTATTTGCCCTTTGTGTTACGCCTGCTGTTCATCGCTCTCCGTGAGAAGAAGGCCGGGCACCAGGTGACACCGGCAACCGGCGACCACTACCTTCCCGAACTGTTGGCGGCGCAGGTCGGCAAGCCGCGACCGAACGTGCCGATAACGCCAGATGACGACGCGCTGCTCCTGGGCACCGGTGGCACCACCGGCATCCCCAAGGTGGCAATCGGCACGCATGGTGGCCTGTTGGCGGCCGGCAAACAGATCCGCACCTGGTTCAAGGATGCCCTCGTGGACTGGGATAGCTACTTCTGCCTGCCGTTGCCGCTGTTTCATGTCTTTGGCAATGGCGGCGCGCTCAGCACTAGCCTGTATGGACATTTCCCGCTGGCGCTGGTCCCCGACCCGCGTGACGTCAAGGACCTGGCCGAGACGATTGGCAAGACCAAGCCGGCCTTCTTCATCGGCGTACCCACACTCTATATCGCGCTCCTCAACAACCCTGAGGTCAAGGAAGGCAAGATTGACTTCCGTTCGATGAAGGCATGCATCTCTGGCGCGGCGCCCCTGCTGGCCGAAACCAAGATGGCCTTCGAGAAACTGACAGGCGGCCGCATCGTCGAGGGCTATAGCCTGACCGAAGCCATGATGGCCTGCTGCATCAACCCGTACAAGGGCGAGTTCAAGCTCGGCTCGGTCGGTATGCCAGTGCCCGACATGACGGTCCGCATCGCCGATGGGGTGACGGGCGAGGGCAGTCTGCCGACGGGCGAAGTGGGTGAGATCATCATCCAGGCGCCGCAGATCATGAAGGGCTATTGGGGGCGCCCCGATGCCACTGCCGAGATGATCCAGATGCACGACGGTGAGCGCTGGCTGCACACCGGTGACTTGGGCTACCTGGATGAGGACGGCTATGTCTTCATCGTTGACCGCAAGAAGGACCTGATCAAGCCCAGTGGCTACCAGGTGTGGCCGCGTGAGGTGGAAGAGGTTCTAAGCCAACATCCGGCCGTGCAGGAAGCGGCCGTGGCCGGTATCCCTGACGCGTACAAGGGCGAAGCCGTAGCCGCGTGGATTGTGCTCAAGGCCGGTATGGTCGCCACCGTGGATGAGATACGGGCCTTCTGCAAGGAGCGCATGGCCGCGTACAAGGTGCCTACGCGCATCGAGTTCCGCGACACCCTGCCCAAGACGATGGTCGGCAAGGTCCTGCGACGCAGCCTGGTGGAAGAGTACAAACAGAAGAACAAGTAG
- a CDS encoding pseudouridine synthase encodes MRGARYFLLNKPYGVLCQFTDPAGRPTLADWFPVAAMYAAGRLDTDSEGLLLLTNDGDLIHRLAQPEGKQPKTYLAQVERIPDAAALLSLRQGVVIEGRRTQPAQVELLDAAPILWERPVPIRFRLSVPTAWLRITLTEGRNRQVRKMTAAVGFPTLRLVRVSIGPFEIGDLQPGQWQEVPPAQVRLLLSSRV; translated from the coding sequence ATGAGGGGCGCACGCTATTTTCTGCTGAACAAGCCCTATGGCGTGCTGTGTCAGTTTACAGATCCGGCCGGACGCCCGACCCTGGCCGATTGGTTTCCGGTGGCCGCTATGTACGCAGCCGGCCGCCTGGATACAGACAGCGAAGGACTCTTGCTGCTGACGAACGATGGCGATCTGATTCATCGCCTGGCGCAGCCCGAGGGCAAGCAGCCCAAGACCTACCTGGCGCAGGTCGAGCGCATTCCCGATGCAGCCGCGCTGCTGAGTCTGCGCCAGGGCGTTGTCATCGAGGGCCGGCGTACGCAACCGGCGCAGGTGGAATTGCTCGACGCAGCGCCGATCTTGTGGGAACGCCCCGTACCGATTCGTTTTCGGCTGTCGGTGCCAACAGCCTGGCTGCGTATCACGCTCACCGAAGGACGTAACCGGCAGGTGCGCAAGATGACAGCAGCCGTGGGCTTTCCAACCTTACGCCTGGTGCGCGTGAGCATCGGGCCATTTGAAATTGGAGATTTGCAGCCAGGCCAGTGGCAGGAAGTGCCCCCCGCGCAGGTCAGGCTGCTGCTCAGCAGTCGTGTGTAA